ATAAGACGTGTTTGCTTGTTTGATCTCATGATCCAACAAAACATAATGATGAGATTGTGTTTTATATAAGAAATGACTGTGTTATTCCATCCACATTGGAGAAAAAGTTattgaaattatatatgtatatatgagctttttttttttttttttttttaaccgtTGACACTTTTTAGGGCTTTTTAGATTtgaaatagataatatttagATGATTGAGAATGAATGTTATATTGTCAATGACTTATTAGGAGTGAAAaagacttgaaaaaaaaattcctatcaCATAGAAGATAGAAAGgtcaattttcatttgttttactTGGATCGAATTGGGATTCCtcaacttaggtggtgttttttttttttttttttttttttttttttttttaacttaattttaagtaGAATTTAAAgctaaatagtatttaataatgttaaatattaaattatttgctttttatattttatttttattaaatattaagaagtaaaaaaaaagtcatttttagcatttagaaaaaactaaatattttgatgtttttttatcaataaaaaatttaagaaataactaataagttaataaaaaagaaaaaaaaaaggacaaaaagtaaaaaaaaattaaactaacaCCTtagtttattaaaaagaaaacaaatcataCATAGCCATTTGGTATTAACATTTCAGCCGGGAGCAACAGCTCAAGAAGGGGCTGATTAATGTTCCATCACTCCACCAGAAAAGCTAAATGTGACAGCAATAGACACATAAAATGATCACAGATCAATGGCCATGGCATTCTCCCTTGCTGCCTCCATCAAAGATCCAGGCTGCTTGTACTCAGAAAAGCTTCCACACTACTTCAATCCTTTAACCTTGGAAGACAATGGAATATCACAACCTTTAAAACCCCAAGTTGCACCTGCTTGGAGATAGGTAACATGGGATGTCATGAAAGGTCAGGTCTTATTATCCGTATGGAagccaattatttttttagcaaaTTTTTTACATAATAAGTAATATATGGATTTAAATCATAAAAGTGTTTGGGAGTTTGTTTGctagtaattttaaatttttttttttttttgtctaaaaagtgtttttgagaaaaaaaaaaaaaaagctatttgACAAATCTTGggaaatactttaatttttttttaaaaaaatcacttataatattaaaaaatcacttataatgctttcgattctcctaaaaatattttcaaggaaAGCacttctatttaaaatattttaaattaaaacaccGTCAAATCAACTCTAGATTATATAAGGAAAAagattattaagtttaaaaataatattgctTTCCCTAAAAATTATGGCTAAATAGGGTGGTGTTTGGATAGAATTCTtgggtttttttgtttgataaacAAAAACCTCGgactataaaaatataataattcttatacaaaaaggtaaatatttattttatattgtcaaaatttttaaaaatttgagaaattctttaaaattgaaaattttaaattctttcaaacttgatttttaactatttttagcATCTTTAGGACTCATATAAAGtcttttatgcattttttggacCTTTCGAAAGACAAAAAATAGAATTGTCTTTGAAGATGATGTGTTATTCATTCAAAAACtataaacttattttcttaattCACTTTGATCGAAAACTAAACTGTTTATAAAAAATGGTCCATTAacctttttacaattttttgattGAGTGGTTTCTGTTAAGGATGAacaactttatatatatatatatatatatatatatatatatatatatatatatatatatatatatatatatatatatatatatatcattatggaaaattttttaacattttgagTAGTTATTTTAACCCCTTCCCATAATCCAATACTTCTCATacttctcaaaaataaaaataaataaataataaataataaaaagtaaaaaaacatgCTTTTGATGAATGATGATTGTCATGGGCTAGAATTTGTTGGTCAATTGGAATAGGGACTCCCTAGGCCCAATAATAAGAATGAATTGTGAACCACGACTGGTTTACCTAATTCAGGAGGTGGCCCTGGGTCTCACCCCCGCCTACTCCCCCATTCGAGTCGCACACCAAAACTCCAAATCTAAACAGAGCCTCCACATTGTACCacatcaattttgaaaaattaaatttattttaaattaaaaagaataaaaaataattgcctTTTTTTTGGGTTCTTCAGGAATGGAAAGGATGAAGGCATTTCTAAATGTGTAAAAATCATAtaccaaataattaaaatttgaggatAAATGCAATTTTCAAATGAAGTAGAGTGAGTAAAGCAATCAAGGGGTTGGTGGGAGAGAAGACGGTCTGCATCAATAATTTTGATGGTTGCTGCCGAAGTTGGTTGGTGAGCTCTAAACCCTACCACCTCcacttcctcctcctcctttcCCCGGGCTCAATACCAATACCTAAAACCCATTGTGAACCCCATATTTTTGcatgatgcgttcccactcaatggcgtGACTcgcttttctttttatttgatgaaaatatgatttttagaaaagatttgaagtcacttatttttgttttatttttaaagggaaaacaaaataaaaaagaaaatccttatttgaaaaagacgGTCTGTAAAAAATCAAACCtgagttcgggggtcaggttacttattgaaaAGGTACGGTAAATACTATAACACACCTCTAAGCCTCTTAGAAACGAGTCTCTattaaataaggtgaagcaagtgtgacaattgataaggaaagtaatggataccaatgaaatgatcaaataataaaacgaatcatgcataaaaataagcaaaatgaGAGTGAGATGgtaccttagcagcaagtaataatgcgctatcatggaaataGGGTtaactcaagtataaaattatcgcATGCATATAAAAGAGCAAGACAAAAATTAAGCAATATCCATTAAGCATAATAGTTGacaattaaaagagaaaactcatatgtaggcctcccaccaaagcccaatttattttgcaagaattagtctcacaaattctattattttagaattataaaaaaattatttttgcttatttaaaatcaagagaaatataaaattatttgaaaattgaagaaaaattgtacAAGTGCATGCCAAAATGAGAATGGcaacaaacttattaaaattaggatttttggcaacctaaaaccctaataaatGATGGAAAgttgtagaattaaaaaaatatttgaaaactagagtggaattaaaattatttgaaagaaaactagagttttgaaatttatttgaaaattgaagtttagaaaattaaattttaaaaattagaactttagaaattaaatttaaaagaaattggaattttgaaatttatttgagaattggagttttgaaaattaagtttaagaattggagttttggaaattaaatttaagaattggaattttgaaaattaaatttgaaagaaattagaattttgaaaaattatttgacaatggaagttttaaaaattaaatttgaaaattggaatttttggaaaattatttgaagattaaagttttgaaaatgagaattttggaaaattaaaccTGGATATTAAAATACTAagagataataaataaataaataaataaataaataaaaagggtaTGATAGTTGGATTGCGGGCCAAAGGAGGCCATTCAAAGCATGGGCCCGGATTGCAAAAGTGGGGTATGAGGGGTACCAAGGTGGGGCTGGAACTGCATTTAAAGTTTCTTTGAATTTCGAGCAATGATGAGATTTGGGTTTGATGGAGAAGGTGTTAGACATGTAACCGACCATGCTGGAGTTTCTAAGTGCTCGAGCCTTCATGATCCTCTCCACGTTTGCAGCCCAACCATACTCTCCTGTGACTAAGCAGCATGGAGAATCCACTACAAAATCAGAAACTACAACTTTCTCAACCTTGTCATCGAGCACATCCTTTATTGCCTTGTGGAGACACTCAAACTTCTCCTTCAAAGCTTCCTACTTCTTTTTCTCATCCTCACTCTCATTAAATTTCAGTCCCTCATTGGTTGCAGGGACAAACTTCTTCCCTCAAACTCTTGCCCCATTGCATACTCATCAATGGCGTCAACCATGAACAAAAATTCATAACCTTTCTTCTTCAGCTTTTCAGAGAAATCTCAACAACCTTATTGCTTGCTCCTGTGATATAATCCCCAAGACTAGTCAACTCATCTCCGCTCTTGGTGGAGTGGTAGCGAAGACATTCAACAAATTTACCTTTGCTCTAGGAATTCTTGACCTGTTCACACTTTCCGGGTGTTTTCAAAGCATCCTTTTTAGATGCTCTGAACCTATTTCCATGAACAAGGTGCTTATCCTCATTCACCTTCGTAGCTCCATCAATTTCATTCACTTTGGGAACCATCCCTCCATTTATCTCTACCCATAATGGAGCATGGTAAGTAGGCCATGCAATCATAGAGATGAAAAAGATAATCGAGAGGTCCGGTAGAGGCTTGGGTATGGGTGGATAGCAGTGATTGAGATAGGTTCCGAACGGTAAGGGCAAGGTATGGCTATGACCCACGAGATGTGAGTAGCGCAAACCCGACCATGAAGAAGTCCTCATTCATGGTGGCAGGATTCATATGCTGTAGGTGAACGAGAAGGTCCCAATCCAACTTAGTCATTTAAAGACATTTTCGAGTACGGTCTAGGGTGACTTGCTTCATGGTGGTTTGTTTCAGCTCCGGTAGTGGTAGTAAAACAGGTAAAGATCATGCCTGCCAAAAACCCAAGCAATGCCCAGAATGCCAAGGCTTGAGTTGCTGACATATTAAAAGCTGTTAAAGTGAATGAGCCCAAAGTTGAGTTTTGTGCCATCTGCGGATCATCTGACTTGGCACCAACATCAGGCGCCGCCACCATTGCCGCCTTCACCTTCTTCTTGGCCCCAAACTTTTGCTTCTGGGCTCCGGAACCGGGAACAGTAGCAAGAGTGGCAACGACGTAGGATGAATTGGGAAGCTCCCCTAAGACCACATGTTTCTGGTTAGGCGAAAGCTGTAGTGAATCTGATGCGGCCATGGCAGCAACGACCCTTTTCTTGGCTGCCCTTGTGATTCGCACGCAATTTTCCTGATCCGCCATAGCCTCGTAGTTGGAGGATTTAGGTGGAAGTGGGAAGGATGATGGGTAGGAAACAAGTGGGGTAAGGTTGAAGAAATGAGGGTAACTCGCGGGTATGAAAGGCATTGGTTATGATTAGTGGGATGGGTAGTGAAAGATTGTGAGAGAAAtatgttataactcaaccaagatgaataccctaatttcatatatactggaatagtCTTGTTAAAatcaaccaagatgaatacactaatttcatatatactggaatctcctgattaaaaaaatgagtagaaaaataatagcggaaacatacctgaatccattgaaggagaaaccttataggaagaaaaccctttgagatggttttccaattctggccactagattctgtgtcaatttctctctgagaggattttcggaaattggaatgcgtagtagtagaatggggaccataaccctatttataaactgctagggcagttttaattttatcacaattatatttctgcccctcatagaaataataattatctaatggtatctacataataatctcatgacaattatacccttaagccaattaatcaattattaattagatcactatatttaggcttaattaaatgatagcacacacattttaattatttacatgtgtggcccaaattatagattaattacaaaaaattaatctaacaatctcccactgggccacatgcatatgtaatcaaataaatgtgcTTAACCTTATGAGCTCAAAATTTGCTATCATGTCCTTAGGGTATATCCGAACAATCTCGTCCATTAACTATACTGACATAGGATCAAGGTGGCCTTTGTTACATCAATCGTTACTAGACCAATCAATGGTCACATATATCTACACAGCTAAATGACATAGATCAATCATGAGTGCATAACATGGAAATTACATGCAATGTGATCTATTCATGCCTATTTCCAACTGGTCCTACTTAACTTTATTGAGATCAAATCTTTAGCATAATTTAACAGAGTGCAATAAAATGAATACTTTATTTCTGCAGAACACAAtccaaatttatagataaagtctaaacataacatagagcaatatacaatgaataatataaactcCCACTAAATTTGGATATCCTCAAATGAGACAACACCCATATGAGCAGTGTGCTCATGAAAGACCTTGGGTGGTAATCCCTTTGTAAGCGGATCCGCTATCATGGAGTTTGTTCCAATATGCTCTATGGATATCTGTCCActctgtactttttcttttacaactaggaacttgatatcaatgtattttgattttgtagaactcctgttgttattggaatataaaactgctgatttattgtcacaaaatatcTTCAGTGGTCTTTCAATACCATCCAGAACACGCAGCCCAGTGACAAAATTTCGTAGCTATATTCCTTGATTGGATGCCTCATAACATGCTACAAACTCTGTTTCCATGGTGGATGAAGTTACGAGTGTCTGTTTGGCAGACCTCCATGAAATTGCTCCACTAGCCAACAGATAAATATAGCCTGATGTGGATCTTCTGCTGTCTTGGCATCCAGCAAAGTCGGAGTCGGAATACCCAATGAACTCTAACTGATCCAATCTCCTATATGTAAGCATGTACTCTTTTGTTCTCTGTAAATATCTCATAACCCTCTTGGCTGCTCTCCAATGATCCATTCCAGGGTTACTTAGATATCTGCCTAACAtgccaacaatgtacgcaatatccggacgTGTACATACCTGAGCATACATTAGACTCCCCACAGCCGAAGCGTAAGGAATCTTCTGCATTTCTTGActttctaaactatttttaggGCATTGATTAAGACTGAATTTGTCTCCTTTAGCGACAGGGGTATCACTTGGTTTGCTATTTTGCATGCCATACCTTTGGAGGACTTTATCAATATAGGTCCTttgtgacaatcctaaaatacccCTAGAACGATCTCGGTATATCTGGATTCCTAAGACAAAAGAGGCAttaccaagatctttcatctcaaaatgttttgataaaaatctctTGGTGTCGTGCAGTatgctaatatcatttgtggctAGCAATATGTCATCGACATATAAAACCAGGAAAATATACTTACTCCCACTGAATTTGTGATACACACATTCATCCATAAGATTTGCCTCAAAACCATATGagacaataatttgatgaaacttgaagtaccactgacgagaagcttgcttgagcccataaatggatttagttaatttacaaaccatattctttgagtctttggacacaaaattttctggttgtaccatataaattgtttcatcaatgtcaccattgagaaacgctgttttaacatccatttgatgtaactcaagATCATAATGTGCAACTAGTGCCATGATTATCCTGAAAGAGTCCTTCGTAGAAACTGGAGAGAAGGTCTCTTTGAAgtcaattccttctttttgagtaaagcctttagctacaagacgtgctttatacctttctacattaccatttgaatcccgcttggttttaaatatccatttacaaccaatgggcTTTGTACCAACTGGTAATGGGACAAGTTCCCAAACTTTATTGTCTTGCATAGATTtgtactcttcattcatggcttcaaTCCATTTCTAAGAGTTGGAACTTTTCATGGCTTGTTGGAAGTTGATTGGATCATCTTCCATCATTCCACTTTCTTCCTCACGTTCCTGGAGATATACGATATAATCGTCCGAATTTGCATTTCTCCTCtctctagtggatctccttaatggcatattttcttgaggttgttgagtttgttcttcaggagcaatgtcctcatttgcaattaagggttGAACAATATTGTCTGTTGGTTGAGGAtccaaatttacttcttgatcaatgataggtagtgaaacctgtacattatcaaaagcaatagtagatccctcttcctcctcaaagaCAATATTCCTAGCCTGATTTCTCCCCCcaaactcaacatcctcaaaaaatgttgcagttcccgtctcaaaaattgacctaatagcaggatcataaaatttaaaacccctTGATCGCTCTGCATAGCCAATAAAGTAGCTGCTAACTGTTttagagtccaatttcttttcatgaggCTTATAAGGTCTCGCTTCAGCTGGACAtccccaaatatgaaaatgcttTAAACTGGGCTTTCGACCCGTCCAAAGCTCATAAGGCGTTTTAGCAGccgctttagttggcacccgatTTAGGATATAAGCTGCCGTTTTGAGTGCTTCACCCCAGAGTTTTTCGGGTAAAGtagaatgactaatcatactccTTACCATGTCCTTAAGGGTTTGGTTTcgtctttctgctacaccattcatGCTAGGTGATcctggcatggtgtattgagggaCGATCCCACATTCCTCTAGGTATTTAGCAAATGGTCCTGGACATTGTTCAcctgatccgtcatatctaccatagtattcaccaccacggtcagatctgacactctttattcttttgttgagttgtaactcaacttctgcttaaatGTTTTGAACATGTCCAATGATTGTAATTTCTCATGTATAAGAAATAGGTAGCCatatcttgaatagtcatctatgaatgttATAAAGTACTGTGACCATTCCAAGATGCCGTAGGGTATGGTCCACAGATatctgtatgaattaattctaagacGTTTGTAGCTCTATTTGCacctaatttctttgttttggtctgttttcctttaatacactcaacacaaatatcaaaatctgaaaAGTCAAGTGAATCTAAAATCCCATCGGACACAAGTCGCTCAACTCTAGATTTAGAGatatgacctaggcgtttgtgccacaatgaggccaaattatctttattcaatttacGTTTTGTACCTCGTGATTCcacatgcaaggtttcattataGGACGGAACAGTTTCCAACAAATATAGATTATCATAAACATTAAGTAAACCGGTTCCTAcaacatttgaattaatagataatacaaatctattgtttccaaatgaacaacaataacctgatttgtccaaaacagaaactgaaattaaattccgtctgAAAGACGGTACAACAAAAGTAtctattaaatccaaaaaataaccagatttcaataataatctaaagtgcCCTATTGCCTCTACTTCTACCGACTGACCGTCTCCGACATAGATGCATCTTTCAGCATCACTTGGTTTTCGGTAACTCAGGCAACCCTGCATAGAAACACAAATGTGAGTAGTAGCACCagaatctaaccaccatgtgttTCTAGATACTGAAGCTAAATTAACTTCAGAACAGAccaaagtaagaaatatacCTTTCTTAACACGCCAAGCAGCATACTTGGTACATTCCTTCTTAGTATGTCCAGGCTTATTACAGAAGAAACATGTTACCTCaactttctatttcttttgttctAGGCCATTAGAAGTAGCAACCTTATTATCCTTATTCTTTCGTTTGCCCTTATCCTTGGAAGTGCTAGCCAGATGAGCACTTTCAGTCTTGTCttgcttcaatctctcttcctcttgcacacagaatgaaatgagctcattaagagtccatttaTCCTTTTGACAGTTATAACTGACcttgaattgattaaattgtgcAGGAAGAGAGATGATAACCAAATGCACGAGTAAATCATCAGATAACTCAAGTTTCAAAGCCTTAAGTTTTGAAGCAAGATGAGACATTTCCATGATGTACTCCCGAACATTACCCTTGCCTTTATACttcattgaaatcaagtttGCTAAAAGCGTGCTCGTTTCAGCCTTATCGTTTTTGGCAAAACGTTTCTGAATTTCCGTAAGGAAGTCACTGGCATTAGTAACCTCATCGGTTATCGCACCCCTGAAAGCTTCTGGAATTCCGCGcttcatgatcataagactTAGCCTATTTGAACGTTCCCACTTACCCCAATAAACCTCATCCTCTTGAGTACTTTGCTCATTGAGTTCATCGGGTT
The sequence above is drawn from the Vitis riparia cultivar Riparia Gloire de Montpellier isolate 1030 chromosome 15, EGFV_Vit.rip_1.0, whole genome shotgun sequence genome and encodes:
- the LOC117931900 gene encoding secreted RxLR effector protein 161-like yields the protein MQKIPYASAVGSLMYAQVCTRPDIAYIVGMLGRYLSNPGMDHWRAAKRVMRYLQRTKEYMLTYRRLDQLEFIGYSDSDFAGCQDSRRSTSGYIYLLASGAISWRSAKQTLVTSSTMETEFVACYEASNQGI
- the LOC117931901 gene encoding uncharacterized protein LOC117931901, coding for MDIDLALRMPKPDELNEQSTQEDEVYWGKWERSNRLSLMIMKRGIPEAFRGAITDEVTNASDFLTEIQKRFAKNDKAETSTLLANLISMKYKGKGNVREYIMEMSHLASKLKALKLELSDDLLVHLVIISLPAQFNQFKEERLKQDKTESAHLASTSKDKGKRKNKDNKVATSNGLEQKK